The Glycine soja cultivar W05 chromosome 4, ASM419377v2, whole genome shotgun sequence genomic sequence CAGCATCCAAAGAAGACAAAGCTTCTTGGAGCTTTGATGGATCCTCCTCTAATGTATAAGCCATATAATCGGGCCCATAATCTTTAGCAATTCTTGCTCTCTTACCTCTTCGAGGCTCTATATCTGGTTCTAGTTGTGcaagattttcactactaatagcaGGAAGATAATTGGATGAAGTACCCCCACTATCccttaatttaaaaggaaatttattttcataaaaatcagcATCATTTGACTCTATGATCACTTTTGCGTTTAGGTCATAAAACCTATACGCTTTGCTATTAATAGCATAACCAATGAACACACATTCATAGGCTTTACTTGCAAGTTTAACCCTCTTAGGATCTAGAATCCTTACATAGGCCAGACATCCCCAAGTTCTCAAATAAGACAAATTTGgttgtcttttctttaatatctcatagggagatgtcttgctttttgatttggggATTCTATTTAGCACATAACAAACAGTTAACAAAATTTTGCCCCACCAAAAAGATGTTGCACTAGAACTCAACATAGTAGCTACAACTAATTCTGTAAaagttttgttctttctttcagcTTTACCGTTCATTTCAGGTGAATATGGAGCAGTCGTTTCATGTATGATTCcatgcaaattataaaactcattaaacaaACTGGAATCATACTATGTGCCTCTATCACTTCgaagtttcttaattttcttattgaattgattttcaatttctgttacaaataacttaaacatgtcaagcgcttcacttttatttttcataagatatacatatgtataatcagagcagtcatcaataaaagtgataaaatatcgTTTTCCATTTCTGGTCAACGCTCCATCAAATTCACAAAAATCAGAATGTATTAAATCCAATGGCTCAGATTCTTTAACTACTGATTTATGTgatttcttagttattttagattgactgcaaaaaacacatttttcaaagtGATTTAAAGATAGCTTTGGAATAAAACCTAAGTTACTCATATTAGATATGCAACGACTATTTATATGACAAAGTCTAGAATGCCAGATATTAAAATCACACAGCATGTAAGCAGAAGGAGaaactttattaatatcaaGATTCAATTTGAACATGCCATCAGTGGCGTACCCTTTCCCTACAAATACCCCATTCTtggtcaaagtaaataaatcTGCACCTATGGTCTGAGTAAACCCAGTcttgtttaaaagaaaaccaGAAACCAGATTCTTTCTCATCTCTGGAGTATGCATCACATCTTTGAGAATCAAAGTCTTTCTAGAGGTAAACTTCAGTTCAACATCTCCAGTTCCAACAACAGTAGTGGTGTGGGAATCACCCAACaacactttcttattttcaacattcgtgtatgttttaaacataGCGCGATCATAGCAGACATGGAAGGAGGCGCCAGTGTCTACCCACCATCCATCTGATCCTCCAATCATATTGATTTCTGTTATCACAGCTATGTATGGCTCTTGAGTCATGTTAGCCTGGGGAGCACCTATCATTGAAGGATTTCTGCATTTACGTGCCATATGTCCCGGTTTGCCACAATTGTAGCAGAGGAATGGCTCACCGGGATTATTCTTGGCAGGTGGATGTTGTCTAGCATGTTGGACCCTTGGGGGGTTCTTGTTGCGGTTGGAGGTATTGCTCACATTTCGGTTCTGATTCTTAAAGTTTTTGCCAATAGGCTTTAGAACTGCACCTGTGTTCTTCCTTTTAGTGTTGTTGTGAGACACAACCAACACTTCATCTTTCTGATCTTGTATGCGTGCCTCTTCCTCAATGCGCAGACGTGTGATCAGAGACTCCAAAGAGAATTCTTTGGTCTTGTGTCTGAGAAGGTTTTTGAAATCCTTCCAGCCAGGAGACAATTTGTCTATGATGACAGCAACCTGAAATTGCTCATCCAATGTCATACCCTCTGATATGATATCATGAGCAATTTTCTGTATCTCATGGGATTGAGACTCTACTGATTTATCATCAGTCATTTGATACTTGAGGTAGTGGCTAACAGCATACTTTTTAGTCCCAGCTTCCTCAGTATCATACTTCTTTTCCAAAGCCAGCCAAACTAATTTGGCCGACTTATATGGGCTATAATAATCATAGAGATCATCAGCTAACCCAttcagaatgaaattcttgtataggtaatcattttcattccaaAGAGCTAATTCCATAGTCATTTTATCCTTCACTTCCTTCTCAGCATCCTCAAGTACCACCGGAATATCAGTGTTCAAAACATAGGCAACTTTTCTCATAGTTAAATaaaacatcatcttttgttgccaaCGTTTGAAATGATACCCTTCAAACCTAAAAGGTTTGTTGAGGTCATTGTTGTTCGAGCCAGTAATATCTACGATAGCCATAGCAGAACCGAAAGCgtcttaaaattgttgtaacaatagtttatggcaaaccaaaaaaattactggctgagtcacggacaatgtcgctttctttaagacatttcgtggcactgccaaaaattgtgcaagcagactatcaaccacggcgtccccaggataaaacagcccAGATCACTATATAAGATTTccactgcactgagggaaccttttctagaattacacccccTTGTATGACCTGAAAAGTTACTCTAAAGccacccgaaaatatgacttgaaaagtcactctaatagccaaccgaaaaatgtgacttaaaaagtcactcttaaaaccaaccgaaaaatatgacttacaaagtcactcttaaaggcaaccgaaaaatatgacttacaaagtcactcttaaagccaaccaaaattttagagcgacagaaagaaagagggagaagtttgccggaaatgcatcagttgaaatatgggagggagaaagaaaagttgaggaaatgcttctcaactgggacaaggaaaaaagaagaaatgagctctctatatatagggagtgaaacactattcaagtgtttatcctgagcgatgtgggacttgaagcttttttttttcttttttttcctttcttttttttttcaaactttcatccttTGTTCTAACAGTATCACATGTAGGCTGGAAAATATACGAAAGGAACAAGAGGCATACTGGTATAGTTGTCTGTCCAGCTTCATCCATGATGCATACATCAAACCTCGTGTTGGCGAGCAAGGGACTAGAAATGCCGAGACAAGTAACTGCAACAACTTTGACTTGTTCCAACGTTATTTTGATATCTTCAACACCTTGTACATTCGTTGCTGAAAAGAAAGTACTATCAAAagatttattacaaattttattataacttaAAAGGGAGTGTACAAGCAATAAATTTGCAAACCAGAGAGAGGCAGTGTTCTCCGATCTCCTCACTCACTACTTCATGTCTTCCAATTCGTGCAAAATCAATCCCCTacattcatttatattttaatgacaAGAAATATGACATCTAAAAAGTAGAAATTGAAGAATATAAGGAAACACAATATATCATAGTCATATAGATAAAAGAGAGGCATGCATTAGTAAAGATAATTTAGCACACCATGAAGAGCATCAATTAAACCAATTTAGTCCAAACTGCCATGCTGGGATTTAATACGGGAAAGTGCgaataataatgaaataaaatagaagttTTAAATCACTAAGGGATAAGCCTTGAAAGTTCACCAAAGTAGAAGCTAGAAAGCATGACGGTGTTAAACTGGAACTTAACATAGGGACAAGGGGAAGACACAGGCCAAACAATGGAAGATGTAAGGTAAAGACACAGTAGAAGTCCTAGGTGAAGGGACATAACAGAAGCCACAGGCGTAGGCAGAGACACAGTAGGTGAATTTTAAGTGTATGAATTAAGAGATGTCGCAAATATCCAAACTATAGGAACCAgcaatttgatttgttttattttatttttaaaataagatctccatcattatttgtttttatttgtttccttTTACTATCCTATCATTCCTTGATTCAAGGAAGACTTTCATGTAATCTTTCTATTGAAGCAGTACTTTCACTGTTGAATAATATATGAAAGTTTTCTCTATTACTTCCTAAATGGTATCAAGTGTCCCAAGTTTACAGAATTACGGTTTACCAAACAGTGGAAGACCTCAAGGTTCTTGAAAAACCTCCAGAAATTCTTCTAAAACAACCTGAATCTGTTTTAAGATTGGTTTTGATTCTCTGCTTCTGttcaaatttctttaaatttcttttgtaagtgcattttttttatttgtttcggTTATGGATTAACCTAGTTAATAAGTGATTCCTATAGTTTAGGAGCAATTCAGTTTAAATTTTCAGTTTTCCTGAAATTAATAagtgattaatttttgttttgctatATATTATATTGCTGCTCAGAATAATTTGATTCagaaaaatcattatatttCCTCCACATTGTattgtctctcttcttctttgtttattatatttttctgctACAAAACTAACAATTGGTATCAAGAGTCTCTTCTTAAGGAGCCTGTGTGTTTTGATTTCTGATGGATTCTGAAATAAGTTCTCCCAAGCCATTCTTCCCGTCTTTACCGGGGAAAGTTATGATCTCTGGGTAGTCAAAATGAAGACTTACCTGGAGGCATTAGATCTTTGGGAAGTTGTTGAAGAGGATTATGACATACTTCCATTGTCAGATGATCCTACTATGAACCAGATCAGAATTCACAAggagagaaaaacaaagagacaaagGCAAAGTCGTGTCTATTTGTCGGTGTCTCTCAAACCATCTTCACAAGAATCATGGCTCTCAAATAAGCAAAAGCAATTTGGGATTACCTAGAGAAGGAATATGCTGGAGAGGAAAGAATACGTAGCATCTAGGTGCTTACTCTAATGAGGGAATTTGAGTTGCAAAGGATGAAAGAGTCTGAGACAGTCAAGGATTACACAGACAAATTATTGGGTATTGCCAACAAGATAAGGTTGTTGGGTGATGATTTTGCTGATTCCAGAATAGTTGAAAAAATTTTGGTAACGGTGTCGGAGAGGTATGAAGCATCTATAGTCTCATTGGAGAACACAAAGGATCTATCTAAGATCACATTGGCAGAAGTGGTACATGCCTTGCAAGCCCAAGAACAGCGAAGGCTGATGAGAGAAGATCGTGTGGTTGAAGGTGCACTTCAAGCCAAGCATCATGACTTTGggaacaacaaaaagaaaaatttcaagaaGAACCAGCCAGCAAGCAACGAAAATGatgcaaacaaccaaaacaaaggtaagggaaaaaggaaaaattacccACTTTGTCAGCATTGCGGAAAAATGGGTCACCCACCATTCAAGTGTTGGAGAAGACCAAATGCAAAGTGCAGTAAGTGCAATCAGCTTGGACACGAAGCTGTAATTTGTAAAAGCAAATTTCAGCAACCTGAAGCCAATGCCCAAGTTGTGGAGCAAGATGAAGAAGATCACATTTTTGCTGCAACGTGTTTTTCTATGGCGAGTAATTTCGAGTGTTGGTTGATTGATAGCGGTTGTACAAATCACATGACATATGACAAGTCTACTTTCAAGGATTTGAAGCCTATTGATGTCTTGAAGATCAAGATTGGGAACGGTGATTATATTCaagcaaaaggaaaaggaactaTATCGATTTCAACAAGTTCAGGTGCAAAACTTATCTCAGATGTTCTTTATGTACCTGAAATCGACCAAAACTTGCTAAGTGTAGGTCAGTTGCTTGAAAAGGGATTTAAATTGTTCTTTGAACATAAACATTGTCTTATTCATGACATTGCTGGCTGGGACATTATAAGGGTTAAATTGAGAAATATAAGCTTCTCGTTTGATCCAACAAATGAGGAATTTGCAGCCTATTACACTCAAGTCAGTCCCATAGAACTCTAGCACAAGAGACTGGGTCATTGTCATCTTGAAAGAATGCTAGATATGAATAAAAAGGACTTGGCAAAAGGCTTACCAgaattttttgataatttacCAAATTGTAATGCTTGTCAATTTGGTAAACAAAACAGAAAGTCATTCTCAAAATCAGCTTGGAGAGCCTCTCAAAAGCTGCAGCTAATTCATACTGATGTAGAAGGACCTCAAAGAACACCATCACTAAAAGGTAGTCTCTACTTTGTTCTTTTCATAGATGACTTTACAAGAATGTGctggatttttttcttaaaattcaagCATGAAGTGACTGGAGTATTTATGAAGTTCAACAACATGGTAGAAACCCAAAGTGGCTGCAAGATTCAATTTCTAAGATCAGACAATAGGAAGGAGTATACTTCAGCAAAGTTTAATCAATTCTGTGAAGAAGTTGACATTGAACATCAACTCATAGCTCCATACACTCCAAATCAAAATAGAGTtagtgaaagaaaaaacaaaactgtgatGGAGATGGCTAGGTGCATGTTGCATGAGATGGAGCTGCCTAAAACATTTTGGGCAGAGGCAACTAATACAGTTGTT encodes the following:
- the LOC114410619 gene encoding uncharacterized protein LOC114410619, with protein sequence MREFELQRMKESETVKDYTDKLLGIANKIRLLGDDFADSRIVEKILVTVSERYEASIVSLENTKDLSKITLAEVVHALQAQEQRRLMREDRVVEGALQAKHHDFGNNKKKNFKKNQPASNENDANNQNKGKGKRKNYPLCQHCGKMGHPPFKCWRRPNAKCSKCNQLGHEAVICKSKFQQPEANAQVVEQDEEDHIFAATCFSMASNFECWLIDSGCTNHMTYDKSTFKDLKPIDVLKIKIGNGDYIQAKGKGTISISTSSGAKLISDVLYVPEIDQNLLSVGQLLEKGFKLFFEHKHCLIHDIAGWDIIRVKLRNISFSFDPTNEEFAAYYTQVKHDKLDKKTISGIFVGYSSASKAYKVYHPQTKKMTVTRDVHFNEAIYEPASCEEALKDPKWKIAMGEEMSMIHKNKTWELVERPEDRKVIRVKWVFRIKLNANCSINKHKARLVIKGYAQIFGVDYSDTFAPVSILDTIRLVLAVAAQNG